Genomic segment of Bos taurus isolate L1 Dominette 01449 registration number 42190680 breed Hereford chromosome X, ARS-UCD2.0, whole genome shotgun sequence:
TTTTTACTTccgttactctgggaggtggatcatagaagaccttgctgtgatttatgtcggagagcgCCCTGCGCAGGCTTTCTTGAAGTGCAGCTCTCTGGTTGCAGACTCCTCATTGTGGTGCTcctcttgttgcacagcatgggctctagggcatgggctcagtagttgtggctcagggaCTTAGTTGgtccgcagcatgtggggtcttctcggatcagggatcaaacctgtctcctgcattggcaggtggattctttaccactgagccaccgtgCAAGCCCCAGgttttaaaatttctctgaaacctttccttttttatgtttattcaaCATTCGTCAATACGAATTTTAGTGCATATACTACAAGCCAACTACTGTTATAATCTGAGCTGCTTATATCTAGGATTTTTAACTACTTAGAAACATTTAACATTTGTTTCCCTACAGCaaactctaaatttttaaaaattttcctttcaaCAGGATTGCCTCAAAAGTTGACGGACAGCACCTCTGAGTAATCAGCAATTGCAGACCCACAAGTGGAAGTCTCTTGATGATGGTGTCAGTGGTCTCATCGAATACAACCCAAGTGATTCTAGCTGAGGAAGTCTGGCTTCTTTGTGGGAGCATATCTCAAACTACAAACCTAAACAGCTAATTCCTGTTGACTATATCTGCCAGAGGACTATAGACTAATTTTTATGGGATCAAGAATATAAATAAGTACATGTTTCTTATAAGAACTGTGTTAATTCTTCTCCCCTTTATGAAATAAAGGCTTTTTGAAAAACCTGAAAGGTTCAGGAAGCAAACACTGTGGAGTGTTCTGGTATTCAGCCATCTGTCCTTTTCAAGTAACCACATTCTGTGAACAGTCCTGCCGGTAGAGTGGAATCCAGGCAGGATTGGTCAATAAAGTTCCAAAAGTTGTACTCGGAGAACACAATTTTATAAAGACTGACCCTTTAATtaagacaaaaaagcaaaaacatgtaTTATATGTGGAGACGATTTAAACAACATGAGACGATAAGGTGAAGGGGCTTCTGACAGTCATTGATACTTTAAGGATGAAAGACCCTGTTTTCTACAAAAACCATGATGTGAAATTTAGGAAACCATTATTAAATGtggcatagatttttttttaaaaaaggccccaaagaaaaacaaatatttttacacAGTATTTCTCAGTGTCAAACTGTGTGATGCTTACTCATTATaatcaatataattattttatcttttggctTCCAGAtggaattttagaaaatatctgCAAGAAAATAGTTCAGAAAGTGCTTCCTCTCAAGTTCTTTGGTACAATTTGGTCATTTTGATAGTTATTAATCCATTAAGTACTTTAACATATATGTATCAACAAAAATGCAAGAAGTACAAATGTTTAGAAAACCACAATTgaagaatatattatatttttgacCTCACAGAAAACTTCAGTCTAAGATTTTGTGTTTCTGAAACATGTCTGTACTGACTACCAGAAAGATGTCTGTACTGACTATAAGAACATCTTTAACTAGATTTATATTAAAGGAACATTACCTAAAACATCCCTTTTTGATTATTAGAATAAATGTCCTGTGTCCTGTTTTTTTAAGTAGAAGAGGCAAGTTTCAGCttgaaaaacaaagaattttGAATTTAATAAAGTTATATTCCTTTGCGCCTTCTGATTCAGCGAGTCTCAACATCTAGAATTTAATGTCAGTTATAGCATGTTAcagtttattcttttatttcaggAGACAGACAGTTAATTTTCCTCCTTCAgcatttcctctatttccttatcCCAGTTTTCATCTCGTTTCTCTGATTCTGCCACCACTTCATATTCCTGAAGTTCCTGTTGTAGTTCTTTCTCCCAATCTACAGAATCCtctaaaagaaacaaatgagaaaaaaaagattctgaattCATCACGGTGGTCTGAACAACGCAGTCCAGTATACTTACCTATGTTAAGTACTAACCacagaaatatttactgtctcaGGCTTTGTTCAGCACTGTGTATGCTAAGAAACTGAACAGGTTTTAACTGTCACTGAAGAGAAATATGATAAGAAAGATACATTTAttaaatgcagaagcaaaggtaTCAGATGTCAGTAAATTTTGCATGTTATTTTCCTTTACCTAGGCCTCTGATTTTCTATTTAAGTAGATAATTGATAATTAATACTGGCAGCAAAAACAGCTAATGTTTCTAGAGCACTAACTCAGCCAGGCGAGGGCTAAGTGCTCTCTGCATATCACTCTTTAACCCTTAGAATAATCCGTGGACTAGAGACACAGTTATACACATTTGACAGATGGGGAAGTGGAGGTTTAGAggctaagtgacttgtccaagaccACAGAGCGTGACAGTGACAGACATACAGGTGGAACCTGAGCTGCAGGTGGTTCACCTCCGGGAGGCCAGCTTTATCACCAGTGCTTTCTGCACAACGGTGGGAATAGCTGTCTTCCCCGACGGTAAGTCTCTGAAAGCTTCATGAATGGTGAAGCCTTTGTCTGTCATCCAACAAGAAGCCACCAACCTGTCCTGATGTGCCAAAGAAAGCAGCCCCATCATTTGCACTTTTTTCCTATATCACCTTAAattaatttggtttttaaaaggCAGCCTGCTTCTTCCCAGAAGTGATGTGCTCATGGCACACAGCAACTGGAAAGAGTCTTAAACCTACAGTATAAACTCCAGCAGGATGCAGCTTTGAAAGCAGAAGGCCAGAAGGCAGCATCTCCACAGGAAGGGCTGGCTTTGGTGCCCACTCCTGGCCACATATCCTCGGGGCTGAGATGCCTCAGAAGAGTCACTTAACCTCTGTGGtctcagtttctcctttttaCGCTTCTGTGCTTAGGGCAGAGGAATGGGAAGTCTGGTCATGTGTACCAGAATCCACCTTCTAGTGTTGAACACAGAGCAGTTTTGATGCAAAAGTTACAGCCTAGTTTTGTATATCTGCtccaaaataacaaaattttctaAGGTCAACTTCGGCACTGGGGATGAGAACAGTGTTGTTGTTGGCTTTGTACCTTCCAGTGCGACTGTCCCCTCCTCTTTTTTGTCCAGCACCAGCTgctccatttccttcctcagatcCTCCTGATCTAAGTTACAGGAATCGAAGGCATCACTGACAAACTCAGAAACACATGGGCTGGTAGAAATCTCCTCTTCGTCCTGAAAGGCAATACATGAGCCCTGAAAACAGTTTTTGAAGTGACATAGAGATTAGAGCTCGAGTTTATAGTCATCTAATGACTTACTGCAGCCTCACTTTCATTCCCCTCCTCCGCTAGTCGGATGGTCGCTGTGCTCCAACTCCTAACCTGCACACTGGCTTGCTGACCACAGGAATGACCACCTGAGTCTCTCCACTCACTCACAGTTTGGATCACTCCAGTCATTCTGTCTAGTCCCCAAGGATCACCTCAGGTCTCAGCTGTAGGTCTTTAACCCTTCAAGTACCGGATCCCTCTTCTTCAGAACAGATAAGACCCGTATGCATAAGCAGTTTTGAAATGGTATCTGAGCTAGTTGACAGAGTTACTTCATTTCTAGACATTAACTACTGGGTAAAATGTAAGACTGTATTACctcttgagttttaagctgagATTTGATTACGACAGGTGGTGTTTTGGGCCGTACTGCCTCTAAGAAGTGAGAAGAAGAGAGTCAAGAATTGTTTGATTTAATTCTGAATACATATGATAACAACTAAATTATTCATGAGTATGGTGATACTAAGTAATTTTCAGAAATGAGTTTTTAATGTtatgctttctgtttttctgtaattATCATAGGAACTACCCAGATGAAACCATCTCAACCTCTTTCTTTTGGGGATATGTTTAGTATATATCATCATATTCTAATACCCCTTATGTAAGGTTTCCAGCAGGAAACAAATTTTGATTATTAGCAAAATGCATTGAAGAATAATTCTGCTCTTTCTTTTAAGATaatgagaattaagttttcctttgtCACAAATGCTAGAAAGCACAAAGTATCAATAAAATGTAATGCTCAGTCACAGCAGCTCTCCTGTTAAGCCCATTTTGATACACATGCAGTTTTGGGCAAAATGGCattttccaataaaattaataaagaagaaatactAAGTATGAGAGACAACTGGGATTCATATTAACATCTACATGCAAAGCAACAAATGTTCTTGTGAGAGCAACTTCGTTACGTTTCCTGACCCTAAATGCAGTTGTCAGGTGCCTTCCTAGTAGTCTATACAACCggtgccttaggaagcactgttttatataatcatttaaaattccATGTATGGATAAGTTTCCAGTTGTAACAGGTACCTATACAAAGCAGGTGttcattaaacattaaaaataggacACAAGATACATATCTTAATAATTATTACAGGTATtaaatcaggggtccccaacctctggcccATGGACTGGCACCTTCtatcagagcagcagcagcatcagattagaaataaagtgcacaagaaATGTAATGCGCTTGAaacatcctgaaaccatcccatCCCCTCTCCGGTCCTggagaaaaattgtcttccacaaaactggtccctggtgccaaaaaggttggggaccactttTGAAATCATTGCTGATATTATAAACCACTTTCCCCAACAACCAGGGTAAAACTGTCACAGTAAGGAAGAGTCACATGTGTCACTGACTGGGGTCTGGTTCCAGGCTGGCTGGCTGAGTTCAGCTCTACAGACCAAGAACTGGGGACATGAGCAGGCTGAATGGAAGACAGAACCAAAGGAAAGTAGGGAACTGAGTCAGCGGAGAACAGAAAGCATGAGAAGGGCAAGGAGAGAGATGGGAAGATGACTGGTGATGgagggagaaataaaaaggaagaaataaaaaacctgAAGAATGAGAAAAAGCAAAGTAAATGAAAACGGAAGGAAGACAAGTTGGCAGGGTCAGGGAGAGGGCAACAAGAGAAGAATGAATATCTTCTCTGGAAGGAAAAGTATTTTCCCTAAGATAACGATGATATTTCTGGCATGTGCACAATGACAGGACCATGAGAATCTgagtatttttaaaggaatgtttGTGACATTTGCCCTGCAGAGCGAAGCCTTCTTGAATATACCTGTCAGCGGCAACTCATTCTGTCTGCCGTggttcttctcctccttcccagcaGCCTGCTGCTGGGCTGCCAGGGCTGTGAGCTGGGCCGACTGCTTAATTAGGGAGACACGGTAGAAGTAGTTCCTCCAAAACACGTCTTCCTTCACACTTTCAAAGACAAACAACAACACACTTGagaatgcatgcatacatgtgtgcAGGGCTTATCTGTTGCAGTGGACATTGGAATAGGTGGTTTTTACAGACATGAGGCTCAAAGGAAATTCTCACTTCCTTTCGAATTGAAAGCGGAGTAGTAGGATAAACTATCTTCTCCACAGTAGCAAAGTTTATAATGCACCAATGAATACTCAGTGTTTCTTGGTATTTTAAAGATATTGACACTGCCCTCAGCAGAGGGAAGTGGGGGACTGCTGTCAAAGCACCATGAGCAGCCTGGGAGACTGGAAGTAGAGCAGGTCCCCACCAATTATCTGCTGTTTACCAAAGGATTAAATGCTTTCAAGCAGTGAGAATAAAGGATTGTGGGTGTTGTTCCTTATGAGAGGACATGTTTGGCAGCTTGCATATAACTAGCAATCAGCGACAGTAATGAAGCAGCAGATGACTGATAAAAAGACTGAAGTAACCTGAGAACTCTCAGTGAAGTCTCAAACCTGGCTGCACACTCGCCACCTGGGGTGAGGTGTCGGCACCCAAGAAGAGCAAGGTGAGTACCCACGTGGTGGTGGCCTGGAATAGTGAGTGACAGCCTGAACAGGGACAGGAGGGCATCTAAgctggggaggtggtggtggtgataaagGAAGATTGGTCACTCACAAGGGGATTGACTgcttaaataaaaatactaaggATAGTGGAAACTGGGTTTCTTACCATCAGAAAAGGGAGTTACAGTCATGAAAAGGGAAAATTCTAGAATGATCCTTGCTGTGAAGTATCACTGtgaccatatggtttttattcagtAGAGATGCAAACAAGTGCGTCTGTGTATATATGAGCACACTAGCTCTTCCACTGAGTGGGCCAAGGAGTAGTGACATCCCAATAATAAAGAGCATGCCTAATGCACACCACTTTCCTAAAAGGAACCAGAACCCCTGGGACAAATGGCCAATTCCAGGGTTATAGCAGGGGAAGTACAAGGTGAGCCTGGAGGACTATCTCATGCTAGAAAGGAaggactcaatgaatgaacaggATGAGTTAAAAAGACATAGAAGCCAGCTTGAATGGGCTTCCACTGGCAAATAGGTGATGGTTTGAGCATCAAAACAAATAATGATAGCAATGGATTATAACCATTGCATAAAACAGGACCTTGAGTCCATAcagatatacataaatatatgaatacatgGAAAATTTGAGGAAACATGACATATTTACAGAGTTTCAAAGTGCCTCCCGAGAAAATAGTTATTAATTTCAAAGAGGGAAGGAGTAACTTTATAGTCAGGAAGGCTGGCAGACACCACCTTCATCAAGTGGCAGAGACCAAGAGTCACAGTCCCTGCACTCAGGGACAGCTGGCGCAGCTGAGAACAGGGGCTCCTGGCTGTACTGAAGCCGTGGGGCTCAGGCTCAACCCGCTGTTCCGTCTATAGCCAGCCCAGGCTGAGGAGTCTGCTCATGGCTACTGAGCTGCCCCGCCTCAATGGCCCAGGGGAGCACACAGCCCCAAAGAATGGGTAAGAGAAGCCTCCAGCATGAACACAGAACCCAAAGTCAAGACGCAGAGAAGGCAGAGTGAGAAGGGTATCTTAAGAAAGCCAGACTTCATGTCCTCAGAGAATAGGAAGATAACCCCATCACACAAGAAGAGAGAGGCATAAAACAGGAACACTCAGTGAACACCAAAGACCACTGATGTTAAAAGTGGGGCAGATTCAAAAGAAGGTAGAAAAGGTGAGAAGAACTCACGGtggcagaggagaagggagggggccTCTGTTGATCGCCACGCCACAGAAGACATGATACCTGTGCTGGAGCTTAAGGGACAAGCAGGAATTTGCGGAGGGGAGAAGCCTTGGATGGGAAGAGAAAGGCCACTGCCACAGAGAGGAGCCTGAGTGGACAAAAGGCAGTGCCATGTTCTCATGCACCTTGGGGATCTTGGTTTTATTCAGGAGGGTGCAGGTGCACATGTGTCTTTCATAGGAAAATTCTTTCTACCATCTAACTGGGGATAAAAGAGCACATCTCATCTGTACTCCAAAATTCCCCAAAAGTCCACCCTGAGTTTTGATTCTATGGCACCCtgtgtgtggggagtgggggtgggtgggtaccGCTGAAGGGCCGTAGAGCCCGTTTTCATGAAGAATGTCTGAGAACATCCTGGCCCCCAGCCCATGCCTCTTTCCCATCCGGCTCGAGAACCCAATGCTTACAGTTTAGGAACAAGGTCAAATCTCATCCTGCTCAGGAGCTCATCCTCTTGGAGCATGACCAGTGCGACGGGATACATCTGATCAAAGTCAAAGTTAAACTGCACCCCGGCTGGAGGGTCACGAAGGAAGTTCCTCTTGTCCTtggataaaaagaggaaaaacatgGGGGAAACCATAGACTGCAATGAATAGGTAACAACGTATCAATGATATGACACATTAAATTCCCTAAATGCTTCAGCCACCAAGTGCAACGAGCTGTCATTAACTTGTCTGCCTTAGAGAGAATGGAGGATGATCAATCCTTTCATATATTCTTTAATAGTTTTAACTGGAGAGAGCGTCATGGGAGGTCAGGAAATTCAACCATGAACTTTATGAAATTACATAATTTGAAACCATAGAAAAAGACTTCTGTTTTGGTATGTGAAAACTAATGTAAAAGAACCCAAAGTTGGAGTCAGCTAACCATGGTGGTCTTATCAGAGAAGTAAAACCCATGACCCAAGTCATTTCTCAAGTGTGCACAAACCACACTTTGGTCTCATACCTTCTGATGGAATGTGCGAGCCCACGCTCTGCCTGAAATCTCTGTTACGCTCTGAaggtcagtccctgcactgagggCATGAGAATGCAATGGTGGCTGAGACAGTCACAGTGCAGCTTCTCCA
This window contains:
- the SYAP1 gene encoding synapse-associated protein 1, with product MFRSLSSWFGLEQPAAGGRQSQGDGQPRGHAPPDQRSEAVAESVEGEPQLAGNQELLHQAKGLGNYLFNFATAATKKITESVAETAQTIKKSVEEGKIDDIIDKTFIGDFHKEQKKFVEEQNTKKSEVAVPPWVDSNDEETIQQQILALSADKRNFLRDPPAGVQFNFDFDQMYPVALVMLQEDELLSRMRFDLVPKLVKEDVFWRNYFYRVSLIKQSAQLTALAAQQQAAGKEEKNHGRQNELPLTEAVRPKTPPVVIKSQLKTQEDEEEISTSPCVSEFVSDAFDSCNLDQEDLRKEMEQLVLDKKEEGTVALEEDSVDWEKELQQELQEYEVVAESEKRDENWDKEIEEMLKEEN
- the SYAP1 gene encoding synapse-associated protein 1 isoform X1, which translates into the protein MFRSLSSWFGLEQPAAGGRQSQGDGQPRGHAPPDQRSEAVAESVEGEPQLAGNQELLHQAKGLGNYLFNFATAATKKITESVAETAQTIKKSVEEGKIDDIIDKTFIGDFHKEQKKFVEEQNTKKSEVAVPPWVDSNDEETIQQQILALSADKRNFLRDPPAGVQFNFDFDQMYPVALVMLQEDELLSRMRFDLVPKLVKEDVFWRNYFYRVSLIKQSAQLTALAAQQQAAGKEEKNHGRQNELPLTEAVRPKTPPVVIKSQLKTQEGSCIAFQDEEEISTSPCVSEFVSDAFDSCNLDQEDLRKEMEQLVLDKKEEGTVALEEDSVDWEKELQQELQEYEVVAESEKRDENWDKEIEEMLKEEN